In Nicotiana tabacum cultivar K326 chromosome 2, ASM71507v2, whole genome shotgun sequence, the following proteins share a genomic window:
- the LOC107769792 gene encoding phosphatidylinositol/phosphatidylcholine transfer protein SFH13 — protein sequence MSEWLDAYDDIRERRSDFEVSEDERRRSRIGAFKKKALNASNKFTHSLKKRGKRKVDYRFPSVSIADVRDAKEENAVCELRQRLLERNLLPPRHDDYHMMLRFLKARDLNVEKTIPMWEEMLNWRKEYGADTILQDFYFEELEEVLQFYPQGYHGVDREGRPVYIERLGQAHPNKLMRITTINRYLKYHVQEFERALHEKFPACSIAAKKRICTTTTILDVQGLGIKNFTRTAASLLAAMAKIDNSYYPETLHRMFIVNAGPGFKKMLWPAAQKFLDAKTIAKIQVLEPKSLDKLFEVIDQSQLPDFLGGSCTCSFEGGCLRSNKGPWSDPEVMKLVYNVEATTVKEISRKIGDQRKIESYIQIRPLKGRSSDTSTSDSVSDADDSCSPTRGSSSSILRLAPVDEEARSSDSTAYCSCDDEFSLGDRGVADEHGLLHWQGQSPERNPMICSTNIPNSEGTWAIRWCERIQEKIFSSCFRCLERKLIPFILKLCAFIRCLPFEYWRKQTNVFPTNALEERQGTSSSVNDEAVQKVREAHPCMQRLNRLENLLEEINKKPAEIPAEKDQMLLQSMDRIKSVEVDLDKTKRVLHATVLKQLEIAELLENLKESRFHRRSFLC from the exons ATGTCAG AATGGTTGGATGCATATGATGACATAAGAGAAAGAAGATCAGACTTTGAGGTTTCAGAGGATGAAAGACGGCGTTCCAGAATTGGTGCTTTCAAGAAAAAGGCATTAAATGCTTCAAACAAGTTCACTCACTCTCtgaagaaaagaggaaaaaggaaagtTGACTACAGGTTCCCTTCAGTTTCAATAGCAGATGTACGTGACGCAAAAGAGGAGAATGCTGTCTGTGAATTGCGTCAAAGGCTCCTTGAACGGAATTTGTTGCCACCCAGACATGATGACTACCATATGATGTTGAG ATTTTTGAAGGCAAGAGATCTTAATGTTGAGAAGACTATTCCGATGTGGGAAGAAATGCTTAACTGGAGGAAAGAGTATGGCGCAGACACAATATTGCAG GATTTTTACTTTGAAGAGTTGGAAGAAGTATTGCAGTTTTACCCACAAGGATATCATGGAGTTGACAGGGAGGGAAGGCCTGTTTATATCGAAAGGCTCGGACAAGCTCATCCCAACAAACTTATGCGGATCACCACGATTAATCGCTACTTGAAATATCATGTTCAAGAATTTGAAAGGGCACTACATGAGAAGTTCCCTGCATGTTCTATTGCCGCAAAGAAAAGGATCTGCACAACAACTACAATTTTGGATGTGCAAGGCTTA GGGATTAAAAACTTCACAAGGACTGCTGCTAGTCTTTTGGCGGCCATGGCAAAAATTGATAATAGCTATTATCCTGAG ACACTGCATCGAATGTTCATTGTCAATGCTGGCCCTGGCTTCAAAAAGATGCTCTGGCCAGCAGCTCAGAAATTTTTGGATGCAAAGACTATTGCCAAGATACAG GTGCTGGAACCCAAATCTTTGGATAAACTATTTGAAGTTATTGACCAAAG TCAATTGCCCGACTTCTTAGGTGGCTCTTGTACCTGTTCTTTCGAGGGTGGATGCCTCAGGTCTAACAAGGGTCCATGGAGTGATCCTGAAGTAATGAAG CTTGTATATAACGTAGAAGCAACAACAGTGAAGGAAATCTCTAGAAAAATCGGtgaccaaaggaaaattgaatcCTATATTCAGATACGCCCTTTAAAG GGGAGGAGTAGCGACACATCCACAAGTGATTCAGTATCAGATGCTGATGATTCGTGTTCACCAACTAGAGGAAGTAGTAGCTCAATTTTGAGGCTGGCCCCAGTTGATGAAGAA GCTAGGTCATCAGATTCAACAGCCTATTGTAGCTGTGATGATGAATTCAGCCTAGGTGATCGAGGTGTTGCTGATGAGCATGGATTGCTACATTGGCAAGGACAATCTCCTGAGAGAAATCCAATGATTTGTTCCACTAATATACCTAATTCTGAAG GTACCTGGGCAATTCGTTGGTGTGAAAGAATCCAAGAGAAGATTTTTAGCAGTTGTTTCCGTTGTTTGGAAAGGAAACTGATTCCTTTCATACTCAAACTCTGTGCATTTATTCGTTGTCTGCCCTTTGAGTACTGGAGGAAACAGACAAATGTTTTCCCGACTAATGCATTGGAAGAAAGGCAAGGGACCAGTTCGTCTGTTAATGATGAAGCAGTTCAAAAAGTAAGGGAGGCCCATCCATGCATGCAGCGTCTTAATAGATTGGAAAATTTATTGGAAGAAATAAACAAAAAGCCCGCTGAGATCCCAGCAGAGAAGGACCAAATGCTTCTGCAATCAATGGACAGGATCAAGTCTGTCGAGGTTGACCTAGATAAAACAAAAAGG GTATTGCATGCTACAGTGTTGAAGCAACTTGAAATTGCAGAGTTATTGGAGAACCTAAAAGAGTCGAGATTTCAT AGGCGGAGTTTTTTGTGTTGA